The DNA sequence AAAAAGTAAAATTTTAGCAGATTCCTTCTCATGTCTAGAccatatttatgtgtatgttttttttgtgtgtgtgtgtgtgtgtgtgtgtgtgtgtgtgtgtgtgtgtgtgtggccctaaTGAACTGCACATTTCTGTCTTTGTTAGAGGGTGGGAGGTGAGTTTGGTCCTCTACCCTTCCACTGCAGAGGATGCTGTCTCTCAGTTTGTCCGCCTGACGCTTACCCTCACTCTCACGCCTCAGGTATCCTGCTCGCTTTTTTTGCCACTGTGCACATTTCTCACTCCCCAGGTGTCTTTAGTCTGTCTGtacattctctctccatttcttttttctttctctccttgcaTTCTTATGTATACTGGCATTATACGTCTGTGAAGGGGGTGTTAATGTAGGCTAATTAAATGTCCATATAGTTTTTTTTGTGGCCGCTTTCTCAAAgattttttatctctctctgtctataatttactctgtctttttccttctctttatgtatttatttgtctaCTTGTCAACTTGTCCTTTTCGTTTAAACAAATCTTTCATAACTGGGAACATATACTCATTTTTGCAGTACCCTCATATTGCTCCAGTTATAAGCATACACAACCCTCGAGGACTGTCAGATGACAAGCTGCTCAGGTGAACTTCATTCTTCAAAATCAGCTGACTAGAAATCCCTAATGATGTCTGAAATGTTAAACAGTGCGTGTGTGCTCTGTAGAGCAGTTTTGTGAGTAGTTATGTTTCCTCTGTGGTAATGTCAGTGTGCAGAAATGTCTGCAGACGGAGGCAGAATCCTGCCCAGGTGCACCAGTACTGTACCAGGTCATTGAGGTCAGTCCTCTCTCAGACTTTTGTCAGATTTGCCTTTCTCCATACTTTACAGTTCGTCTGCCCTTAGATTATCCTCCCATTGGGATTTAAAGACCCTCTGTGTTCTTTTCTCACCCCACAGAAAGCCAAAGAGATCCTGACGGAGAGTAATATTCCCCATGGGAATTGTGTCATCTGTCTTTATGGATTTACGGTCCAGTATTATGatttctttattctctctctctccaccacaccacaccacaccacaccacagcacagcacaccacaccacaccacaccctaaATCAGCTCCTGGTAAACGTGTGTGTAtaccctcactctcctcctctaatgaATAACTCTGTGTTTGGCTCACAGGATGGAGAGGCGTTCGCAAAGACCTCCTGCTATCACTACTTCCACTCCCACTGCTTGGGCCGTTACGTCAGCCACTCCGAGATGgagctgagggagagggagaaggagatcgAGGAAGACAAGAGTCGGGGCAGGATGGATGGGGAGGTGAGCGCTGACCATGAGTCTAGAAAGCTCGAGTTTTAAGAGTTAAAAATGTGCACTCGCACACAGTGTCACAAGACAGTGAGTCATCCATTCTGACCGAGGTCACACATACCTGGAATTACTGGGCAGTTAAAATACAGCGTTCACGTCCATGGTCGACCAAATGCCGGTCAGATGGTCTGGATACATTCCTTAACACTTCATCACAtcatgtccctctctccctcatacgtattacactctctttctttctttctttctctctccttgctgTTTTAGGAGCTGGCAGTGGTATGCCCTGTGTGCCGTGAGCCTCTAGCCTGTGACGTAGATACCCTTTTGTCGGCTCCTGCGCCAGCATCTCCTGAGGTGAAAGTTCAAATTAAGCTGTCCTTCTCATGCAGCAGTTTTTCAGCCACATGGTGGCACTGTAAGCAGACGGGCGTGTCTGCAACCACAAGGAGCTGTTTAGGAATCATCCTGTGACTTGGAAAAAAGAGAACAATTCATATCTGCTTAAGCCTGCATAAATAGCTTCAGGCAGCGTGATGATCTCCAGCTTAGCTTGAGACTGGAGTTAACCAATTTAGTAATAAGCATCACTTGTGGAAGACAGATATTTATCTGTCTGGCTGATTTTTATCTGTTCTGGTCACCTCACAATATAGTGACATGTACAACTTGGTGTGTCTTTATTGCCTCTTTGAAATGCAGATAGCAAAAGAGGTTGTAGCAGTAGAGTTTCGGAAGAAATGGGTAAAACTTCAGAGGATTTTGGAACGTCAGCGTCGGAGGGGTGGGATCATTGACCCAGAGGTGGAGTCCAACAGATTCCTGATTCATATTAATGAGGTGAGGCTCCAACCATTGTTTTCAGTCTTGAATGTTTCCCTCTTCCACCATATAGCAAGCAATACTCAGTATTTCTGTCATCTACCACAGGGCCCCTCTGAGCCCAGCGACGCTGCCAGCAGCACCTCTGATCTCCCCCCCAGCCCACTGGAGACCCAACCATCCATCCTTCAGCACAGCTTCCCTCAGGCCCCGCAGGTTCCAAGCCACTGGAAGGGGAGGGGCAACTCTGGCAGGAGAGGGCGGGGTCATTACACAGGAGGCAGGAGGGGAAGAGGTGGTCgggtgcatgctgggataccTGAAGCCATGCAAGATTTCACTAAGCTCTCCCTTGCTTCTGAGAGGAGTAACAGTGTGGGGGGTGATGCAGTAGCTTTGAATGGAACATGTGTGGATACAGGTACTTGTGGCGACTCAAGGGAACAGGAAGTGAAAACAGTTGAAGTGGCCGAGTTTGTTGCTCTTAAAAGTCAGGAATCTACTGAGGCAGGGAAGTCTGAAGCAGTTCTTACCAGAGACCAAGCACTACACCTGACTGAGTCCACCGCAGACGATGTCAAGGCCCACAGGCAGACATCGTCCCCGGAAAGGCTACATGGCCGTGGTCATTGGCAGcaaggcaggaggagaggcccACATCATGAGGGGCAACAGGGTGGCCAATGGCAAGATAGAAATTTCCGAGAGGTGGAACAAAGAGACCCCTCAAGAGGCACGTATCATCACAGAggatatagagggagaggaaggggaggtggCAGTCATCAGAACCGGGGTGGCGGGCCTTACCGGGGCGGCGGGCCTTACCGGGGCACCCCACGTGATCCTCACCAGCGGAGAATGGAGAGCGGACCTGAGACGCCTGTACTCTGACAAAGGCCAAGGGGAggaatacacacagagaaacatgttcCTCCCTGCTTGCATTTCATCAGGCTTGCATCCAATAAAATTGCACATGAATTATTTTGTTGGTTCGGGTATCCTTCATTTCTGCCTTACAGGGTGTCTTCAGACCCATCTTGCGCCATTATGAACTAAGAGAATATTTCCCAAGCTACCAAACTACCTTAATAACTGAAAGAAAAATTCCAGCTCAACTCTTAGACAATTTACAGAtaatccttttctctctgtagtGGTCAGCCTGATGGTGTATTATCAACAATATATCCATAAGTTTCTGCAGTGCATGATAACGGTCTGATTTGAAGCATTACCTAACTCAATCCCTTACAATATGTCCTACAAAGGAACTAAGATGCAACATATTAATCTCCTGCCTTTGTCAGGTATTCATTTGCCGTTAGCAAAATACAAACATATACCTTATCTCTACGCTCAACTGGTTATGTACTGATTGACCTGGGGAAGCACCCGGATATTTGACATGTGGCAATCAGGATTCAGATGAGGCAATACAGAGACACGGGTCTGTCTGGATCAAaatcagtgtttttgtttatagATGACAACAACCCTTAAAAGCAAAAAAGGAAGATGTAATGGGAGACCAAGTTAGAAGGACTCATTTATTGCTAATGCGTTACTTGACATCTCATTTCAACTGACTGGAACAGTCAAAATGACAATTCACTAGGTGATCACAGCAGAACACTTAACACCTGTTAACAGACATCGCTGATTAGACAAATTTAATAACGATGAAACATAATGGGACACGGTTCcctttcagttaaaaaaaaagacgagaaagacagacataaaaAGCAAAACACCAGAGTGACATTTCGGCACTTAGCAGTAGTTTTCCCCCTCCAATACCTCGGTCAGTGCAATGTTATGGGTTTGTCATTCATACTGGGCCATAGAGCGCcgcagctctccctctccccctccctctctccctccctccctccctccttcagcAGCACTTCTTCCCTCGCTTCCTTCTCTCTCGGTCCCGGTGGGAGTTGATGTTGACCGTgtccttctctcgctccctctctcgctccgcCCGGCTCTGGCTCTGCTTCTTGGCCCCCAGGACCATGTTAGTGAAAGCCATGAACATCTGCAAAGGGATAGAGCCAAgagatcacatcacacacagaggcacagacacagaggcacaaaAGCATCACGAGATACATGAAGCAAATGCTTTCTTCTAACAGAACAATGTAAATAATAAGGAACTGACCTTGCGGTATAACTGGGAAATAAAGTGACATTTTACAAGtaactatttataaatagaAGTGTGAGAAACAGGGTTTACACTGGATGCACAGACACGGGCACGTGGTTACTACATGCTAAACACTGGCCAATAATGACTGGCTGAATGCATTTTCATCAGGACCAATGCAAGCATGTCTGTCATCTATGACACTCACCTCCTCTACATTAATGTTTTCCTTGGCACTTGTTTCAAACACCCTGACCCCCACAGACTCGCCAAAGCGCATGGCATCCCCCGTTTCCACTTGCCTCTTGGTGGGGTCGTCGCTCTTGTTCCCAACTGAGGAGGGAAATCAAGAGAAGATTTAACACAACACCAGGCTGCCCCAAAGGGCTCAAAATATGATGTCCAGAGTTCCCCCTCCATTTCCAGAAGCAGAAACTGTTCACTGTGAGACCACTTTATGGACACATAGCAAGAACTGAGTTGGGTAGCTGCTCTGACACCTGTAGAACATGTTTTAGGTTCATTGTTCTCCTGCAGTCATGTAGTCCTTTAAACAAGAAGTGAATGTCTGAACACATAGGTATAGTGTTCCTGCAAATTAAAGTTGCTCTGTAAATACATGCTCTTATAGTGTGTACCATAGGGACCTATTAACATCAAAGAGCTATCTTCTACAAGTATAATATGATACCCTGCCTGGCAACCAGCCACAATGAAGCTCACATGGCATTCAGACAGCTTTGTGGGTTGTGGATGGGGGAGGGTGGCGGCAGTATATTGTGACAGTATTGCAGTACATACACAGACTTACCCATGATCTTGCAAACATTATCACAGTTTTGGGAGATCTCGTTCAGCCATCTCTTGACATTTACAAATGATTCAGGATTTGTAACATCATACACAATAATAACACCATGGGTGTTCCTGTAatacctgggagagagagatagagagagagagagagagagagagagagagagatagtcaaCAGGAAAAACGGAACAGGATGAAGGCATTAGTAATATCAACACACCCATGTATACACATCCTGGGAGAGGTCTACACAAATTACCTGCCAGTAACAAAAGTCTACTACTGGCCCCAGCAATACTTTATATACTCTATGGTTACGCTTATACTTTACTTCCAACACATAAGGAGGGAAGTGTTGGAAATACGACTTGCAAGAGTGCTGTCTTTCTGTAGCTTTATTAACTCTCATCAGTATGTCAGCACCTGCCTTGGCAACAGTTAACTATGCGAGGTGTTAGCATTTGATTGATTACGTGGAGGTGATGGTCCGAAATCGTTCTTGTCCAGCTGTATCCCAGATCTGTAACTTGACTCGTTCCCCTGCGATGTCTACAGTGCGGATCTTAAAGTCTACTCCGATAGTAGTGATGTAGCTGCCTGCAGAAATCAAGGGAAAGACCAGCAGACATCTCATTCAGCATATGTCTCTCTTTGCAAATTTGGCCCCTTTCTTCACCATGACATGATCAAAATGATACTAAGTATGCATGAACAGGGAACACTTACAGTGTGACACAAGCCATTCCAACAGTTTACTTGCCACTGCCCATTCTtactatgtacagtatatacacaacTCAGCGATGAAACATTTGAGTAACATTACGCTTACATAACATGACTTAATATTAGTAGAACTAATATGCCAGTCCCATGCTCAGAATGAGTGTCTGGGCGGCCATGTAAAAAAGCCTCCTGCTTCAGTTACTTATGGAGACCAGTGGGCAGGGTCAGCCATGTGGCCACAGCTGTAGTCTCAGAGGACAGAGTTACAGATGTGGCCACAGAGGACAGAGCTACACATGTGGCCACAGCTGTAGTCTCAGAGGACAGAGTTACAGATGTGGCCACAGAGGACAGAGCTACACATGTGGCCATAGCTGTAGTCTCAGGACAGAGTTACAGATGTGGCCACAGAGAACAGAGCTACACATGTGGCCATAGCTGTAGTCTCAGAGGACAGCTACACATGTGGCCACAGCTGTAGTCTCAGAGGACAGAGCTACACACGTGGCCACATCTGAAGTCTCAGAGGACAGAGCTACACCTGCCCCAGGACCAACACAGCAGGCTGCAGCAGTGACGGACATGATCACCTACAGTAAACTGCACCAGGTGCTCCTGAATGGATTTGTGAGCTCAACTGCCAAACTGCTACATCCTGTCTGATGTTACAGGATAGAGTATATGTACGCTGATAGAGCACCTTCATTTAAGGCTGCTTAAGACCCCTTCACAGTATCAGCATTCAACATGCACTTTCACAAGGAGTAACAGTTTAACAGGGCATAAACTGTTAATGGCCCACTAGTGAAGCAAAAATTACTTGCAGCACAGAACCCTTAAAAACAATACTCCTAGATCTTTAACAATACTCCTAGATCTTAAACAATACTCCTGGATCTTAAACAATACTCCTGGATCTTAAACAATACTCCTAGAGCTTCATGTTAAACCCTACTGGGAGCAGCATGATCTACCACAGgacaaagtaaaacaaaatacTTTCCTATTTCTCCCATCATTTGCTTCTATCCCAAACCATTTTGAAGACACCACCGTAGCATTTCTTTCCTGCACAGGAGGATGTCTTCAGGGCTGACTACGCTATAGGTACAAAAACAGAATGGGTTGCCGTTTCCCAGACTACCTTCGATGTGTTTTACTAGAGGTAGTTTGGGGGAAAGTGTCTACTAGATTCAAGTAAACACAGACAATGAACATTTACGTGATTCAATCTTAAAACTAGACTTAACATCATTTTTATTGTTACTCGAGAAGTAGGGTTTTCTATCCAAGAAACTTTATAACCACACCCTGTACACTCATCAGTCACAGCACACTCCcattacaaacatgcacacgcgcacacacacacggacacacgcacacacacacacacagagtttgctCACCCGAGAAGGAGTTGTCAGCAAAGCGCAGAAGCAGACTGCTCTTCCCCACATCTGTGACCAAGAGAAATGGATGTGAAGGAAGAATGGATGAGAGTTTGTCCTATTTCACCTTGCATAGGAGCGCTTTTGGTCAATTTGCATTCTTTCTGAGGACTACTGTATCCGTGCAGTAAAACGAAAGTGAAAATATTCTAACCAGATTGGTAAACAGGAGGGAGACCGCTGAAGGAAACTAGTCCAAATAAAGTCATAAGACATGGGCCAGCACTAAACTATATTTGAAATAACATGCATAATCATATTCTGTTTTGTATATCCTAGAAGTAGTTGTCAACAAAAGCCTTCTACCCACTGCACAAACACTTAAAGGAGAGCATTAGGTCATACTTCATTTActggaaagagaaagtgtgagcCAATTCCTCTCACATTTTAGCCGTATATAAAGGAAAATGGCTCCCACCAGTTTTTGGAGCGGAAATCGAGCTGTGAAAGCGGAGTAAATGGGATCGCTGGCCTCATTGCAGCCCTTTCGACTTCCTCTTTGCATGACTGAGTTTCCAGTGGGACttgttatgaaaaaaaaacaagctctgGACCAATTTCCTATGAACTACTCATGACAGATAGGACAAAAGCGAAGGCTACCTCTACATGGTAGCAGTGACCTGACCCACCCCTTATGACCAGCTACAGAGGTGACGGACAGAGAGGCAAACCAATGGAATTAAGCTAAATGGCTTTGGACATCTTGATTTGGAAGACCCCAAAATCTTGTTACTACATGAATCTAACCACACCATTTATAGTATTTCAGAAGTAAATACCTTGTGCCAGGCTCAGAAGCAAAACCAATTTGTATATGGACATGAAAAAACTAACAGAACAGAGACAAATCATGGAACAAAAACACTACTAACTGGAGTCTCCGATGATGAGCAGTTTGAAGAGATGATGATAGTCCTTCCCAGCCATTGTGCAGCGCTGTCCTTCCTTGTTAAAAGCTACTTAGCAGCCCAGCCAAgttccccttgtctctctctatgtccttTTCCCTGTGACCTCAATGTGATGGACAAGTTGGTCCATCAGAGCTCAACTGTAGAAAAGGGTGGCTCATCATCTCTGCTGAACCCAGAACATCCTCTCCTGTAAAATTCCAGTTTAAACATCCATCCAGTGACAAATGACTGACAATAGGCAGTTTTGGTTAAGTTCATTCAGATATCATCTTCTACAAATCTGCAGATAATACTGAAGTCTTGAGCAGCAGTCCTTTCCCACATTAGTACAGGAATCCAAACTCACGCAGGCATGTTCCAGCTTGCTCCAGGTTGAATGTCTCCCCTTAATCTGATGTGGAAATACAGCCTTTCCAGACTTCAAGAGTTAGTGATCCTAAGTTGCTGTGTTTTCACATTCAGCATCAGGCTGACACAGGGTTCTTGACCAGCAACTGAGTAATGGATGCAAAATAGGTTGAACTGAGGTCACCAACAAGTGGGCATCAGTGACAGCTTGTGTTTATTCACTTATGTTTACAGGGCAGGGTAATGCGCAGTATGTTCCTGTAAAGACTCAGTTGGACAACGAATCTGTAGTGCTGTAGACAATGCTGCCAGTTTTAccgcctgtttctctctctctcaccaaatCTCATCTTGCCATCTCTGACATGGGGAAATAGAGGAATCCAGTCACAAGAGCAAACATCCTCTTCGTGGTGGTTATTGGTGGTCAGCCCCTCTACAGGTTCCAGGTCCCTGCCCTATGTCCTTCATATGAGGTGAACAGTCAGGCTGGCGTCCTTGCCCAAATCAAACCTGTAGAAGTGGGAGGTTAACAGCATGAACTCAAAGCAGGTTAAGGAATGATCCGTTTGAGCTATCCGCAATTTATTTCTAAACGAAGAGGCCTCGGCTTTTTAATACTTTCGTTGTTGAATGCTGTCCTCGGTGCCTGTGCACTGTCCCCCGGAACAACAGCTGCGCTACTAAATTTAACTTTTCCATCGCTGGGTGCGCTGCGTgcaccctctcccttccttcaaTCATTAAATATAGCTGAAGGCAGACGGACCACACCTAACGCATTTAACGACTGAACGCACAAGCAGAATAGGTAGGGGGTACGCTATTGACCGTGGCAGGCTACCGTCTCTGGACTTGAGCTTAGAGCAGACAGtcaaaataaagaaacacacaccacgcgCGAGGATGCATTCCAAAATCAAGAGTTGGACACAAACCTCTCACAACAGATACGAAAGTATCGTTACTTCCGGTCAATCGGTGGAAAACACCTCGAACACAAGACAGAATGAGAAAAACAATACTGTAAAAACATTGGTGTTTCCGAACTTGCTAGAGGAAGTCTCCAAAAGTAAGACTGGGATGAACTACGCCcgatttcttaaaaaaaaatactggaaGTGAAACTAACGACAGTTACGTAGGCTACGGCAAAGGACTCATAAGTCACACACAGCTAAAACAGTTTTGTAATTAAAAGAACACTTGTAAACAGCACAATTATTCTTGTCTCGTTACCAGTGGCTTAGTAAGTGTAGCCTACCTACTTATAGAAACCTGATGAAATGACTTGCGATATTAGCTTACCGTAAAGTCATTTCATTGTATTAGTAAAGTGCCTGCCAACCTAGGCCGGGGAATTGCTAGCCACTGCGAACTACGTTGTGTTTTGATTTTCAACTGAAGTAGACAAGTACTCTATCGAGCATTAGCGGTGTTATCACTTTATCTACTACCTAACGTTGTTGTTTGTTCAAATGTCTACTCACAGGCCTAGTCATTTTTTGCTTTACAGCGGCAACGGTCCTCTTACCTTTGTA is a window from the Clupea harengus unplaced genomic scaffold, Ch_v2.0.2, whole genome shotgun sequence genome containing:
- the si:dkey-16l2.16 gene encoding ras-related protein Rab-35 isoform X2 produces the protein MMGEIGSYITTIGVDFKIRTVDIAGERVKLQIWDTAGQERFRTITSTYYRNTHGVIIVYDVTNPESFVNVKRWLNEISQNCDNVCKIMVGNKSDDPTKRQVETGDAMRFGESVGVRVFETSAKENINVEEMFMAFTNMVLGAKKQSQSRAEREREREKDTVNINSHRDRERRKRGKKCC
- the rnf25 gene encoding E3 ubiquitin-protein ligase RNF25 isoform X4, with translation MRRTSRDTSYIHLCGRGLLRPAVDGGRGWEVSLVLYPSTAEDAVSQFVRLTLTLTLTPQYPHIAPVISIHNPRGLSDDKLLSVQKCLQTEAESCPGAPVLYQVIEKAKEILTESNIPHGNCVICLYGFTDGEAFAKTSCYHYFHSHCLGRYVSHSEMELREREKEIEEDKSRGRMDGEELAVVCPVCREPLACDVDTLLSAPAPASPEIAKEVVAVEFRKKWVKLQRILERQRRRGGIIDPEVESNRFLIHINEGPSEPSDAASSTSDLPPSPLETQPSILQHSFPQAPQVPSHWKGRGNSGRRGRGHYTGGRRGRGGRVHAGIPEAMQDFTKLSLASERSNSVGGDAVALNGTCVDTGTCGDSREQEVKTVEVAEFVALKSQESTEAGKSEAVLTRDQALHLTESTADDVKAHRQTSSPERLHGRGHWQQGRRRGPHHEGQQGGQWQDRNFREVEQRDPSRGTYHHRGYRGRGRGGGSHQNRGGGPYRGGGPYRGTPRDPHQRRMESGPETPVL
- the si:dkey-16l2.16 gene encoding ras-related protein Rab-35 isoform X1, which encodes MAGKDYHHLFKLLIIGDSNVGKSSLLLRFADNSFSGSYITTIGVDFKIRTVDIAGERVKLQIWDTAGQERFRTITSTYYRNTHGVIIVYDVTNPESFVNVKRWLNEISQNCDNVCKIMVGNKSDDPTKRQVETGDAMRFGESVGVRVFETSAKENINVEEMFMAFTNMVLGAKKQSQSRAEREREREKDTVNINSHRDRERRKRGKKCC
- the rnf25 gene encoding E3 ubiquitin-protein ligase RNF25 isoform X2 gives rise to the protein MTRLHTDADSCSVLSEIEVLQSIYLDELKVSQKDNGGWEVSLVLYPSTAEDAVSQFVRLTLTLTLTPQYPHIAPVISIHNPRGLSDDKLLSVQKCLQTEAESCPGAPVLYQVIEKAKEILTESNIPHGNCVICLYGFTDGEAFAKTSCYHYFHSHCLGRYVSHSEMELREREKEIEEDKSRGRMDGEELAVVCPVCREPLACDVDTLLSAPAPASPEIAKEVVAVEFRKKWVKLQRILERQRRRGGIIDPEVESNRFLIHINEGPSEPSDAASSTSDLPPSPLETQPSILQHSFPQAPQVPSHWKGRGNSGRRGRGHYTGGRRGRGGRVHAGIPEAMQDFTKLSLASERSNSVGGDAVALNGTCVDTGTCGDSREQEVKTVEVAEFVALKSQESTEAGKSEAVLTRDQALHLTESTADDVKAHRQTSSPERLHGRGHWQQGRRRGPHHEGQQGGQWQDRNFREVEQRDPSRGTYHHRGYRGRGRGGGSHQNRGGGPYRGGGPYRGTPRDPHQRRMESGPETPVL
- the rnf25 gene encoding E3 ubiquitin-protein ligase RNF25 isoform X3; its protein translation is MAAENDVLSEIEVLQSIYLDELKVSQKDNGGWEVSLVLYPSTAEDAVSQFVRLTLTLTLTPQYPHIAPVISIHNPRGLSDDKLLSVQKCLQTEAESCPGAPVLYQVIEKAKEILTESNIPHGNCVICLYGFTDGEAFAKTSCYHYFHSHCLGRYVSHSEMELREREKEIEEDKSRGRMDGEELAVVCPVCREPLACDVDTLLSAPAPASPEIAKEVVAVEFRKKWVKLQRILERQRRRGGIIDPEVESNRFLIHINEGPSEPSDAASSTSDLPPSPLETQPSILQHSFPQAPQVPSHWKGRGNSGRRGRGHYTGGRRGRGGRVHAGIPEAMQDFTKLSLASERSNSVGGDAVALNGTCVDTGTCGDSREQEVKTVEVAEFVALKSQESTEAGKSEAVLTRDQALHLTESTADDVKAHRQTSSPERLHGRGHWQQGRRRGPHHEGQQGGQWQDRNFREVEQRDPSRGTYHHRGYRGRGRGGGSHQNRGGGPYRGGGPYRGTPRDPHQRRMESGPETPVL
- the rnf25 gene encoding E3 ubiquitin-protein ligase RNF25 isoform X1 — its product is MRRTSRDTSYIHLCGRGLLRPAVDGGSVLSEIEVLQSIYLDELKVSQKDNGGWEVSLVLYPSTAEDAVSQFVRLTLTLTLTPQYPHIAPVISIHNPRGLSDDKLLSVQKCLQTEAESCPGAPVLYQVIEKAKEILTESNIPHGNCVICLYGFTDGEAFAKTSCYHYFHSHCLGRYVSHSEMELREREKEIEEDKSRGRMDGEELAVVCPVCREPLACDVDTLLSAPAPASPEIAKEVVAVEFRKKWVKLQRILERQRRRGGIIDPEVESNRFLIHINEGPSEPSDAASSTSDLPPSPLETQPSILQHSFPQAPQVPSHWKGRGNSGRRGRGHYTGGRRGRGGRVHAGIPEAMQDFTKLSLASERSNSVGGDAVALNGTCVDTGTCGDSREQEVKTVEVAEFVALKSQESTEAGKSEAVLTRDQALHLTESTADDVKAHRQTSSPERLHGRGHWQQGRRRGPHHEGQQGGQWQDRNFREVEQRDPSRGTYHHRGYRGRGRGGGSHQNRGGGPYRGGGPYRGTPRDPHQRRMESGPETPVL